A genomic segment from Nicotiana tabacum cultivar K326 chromosome 9, ASM71507v2, whole genome shotgun sequence encodes:
- the LOC107817239 gene encoding xyloglucan endotransglucosylase/hydrolase protein 31-like produces the protein MANLFLLSLLLIFLFNSSNAQGPLSPGYYPSSKVQSLGFNQGFRNLWGPQHQSLDQSALTIWLDKTSGGSGFKSLENYRSGYFGTSVKLQPGYTAGIITSFYLSNNQDYPGNHDEIDIEFLGTTPNKPYTLQTNVYIRGSGDGNIIGREMKFHLWFDPTKAYHNYAILWDPNEIIFFVDDVPIRRYPRKNDATFPQRPMYVYGSIWDASSWATEEGRIKADYRYQPFVGKYNNFKIAGCTANENPWCGRSPSSSPSRAGGLSRQQIAAMLWVQRNYKVYDYCRDPRRDHTHTPEC, from the exons ATGGCTAAtttattccttctttctttacTTCTCATTTTCTTGTTCAATTCAAGCAATGCTCAGGGTCCCCTTTCTCCTGGCTACTATCCTAGTTCTAAGGTTCAATCGTTAGGGTTTAACCAGGGTTTTAGAAACCTTTGGGGTCCTCAACATCAATCTTTGGACCAAAGTGCTTTAACAATATGGCTTGATAAAACCTCAG GGGGAAGTGGCTTTAAATCTCTGGAAAATTATCGTTCCGGTTATTTTGGCACTTCTGTGAAGCTACAACCTGGTTACACTGCTGGAATTATTACTTCTTTCTAT CTTTCAAACAATCAAGATTATCCAGGGAACCATGATGAAATTGATATTGAGTTTCTTGGAACAACGCCAAATAAGCCTTATACTTTACAAACAAATGTATACATCAGAGGAAGTGGAGATGGAAATATTATTGGGAGAGAAATGAAATTTCACCTTTGGTTTGATCCAACTAAAGCTTACCACAATTATGCtatcctttgggatcccaatgAGATCAT ATTTTTTGTCGACGATGTTCCAATCAGAAGATACCCTAGGAAAAATGATGCTACATTTCCACAAAGACCTATGTATGTGTATGGTTCAATTTGGGATGCTTCATCTTGGGCAACAGAGGAAGGAAGAATTAAAGCCGATTATCGGTACCAACCATTCGTCGGAAAATATAACAATTTTAAAATTGCTGGTTGTACAGCTAATGAGAACCCCTGGTGCGGACGCTCGCCCTCCAGCTCTCCGTCTAGAGCTGGTGGGCTGAGCCGCCAACAAATAGCGGCCATGCTATGGGTGCAGAGGAACTATAAGGTGTATGATTATTGTCGGGACCCTAGGAGAGACCATACTCACACTCCTGAGTGTTAG